CTTCCGCCGTTCCGTTGAGACATGCGGGCACGGCGATGCCGTACCCGCGACGATGTTATTTTGCCTGCCAGGCGTACCAGCGCTCGCCGATCGCATCGCGATTTTCGGCCCAGTAGTTCATGTCGGCATTGACCTGTCCTGCCGTCTGCTGGTCGGGCAGGGTCTTGGCGACTTCCGGATCCATCAGCTTGGGCGAATCCAGATTGACGGGCGCGTAACCGGTGCCTTTTGCCATGTCAGCCTGTGCTTGCGCAGAGGTCGCGAGCGCGATGAATTTCATCGCCGCATCCTTGTTCTTGGCGCCTTTGGGAACCACGAGGGCGTCGGCCGCCGTGATGTTCTGGTCCCAGGACGTTTCAACGGTCACACCGGTCGCAGCCAGCGCCGTCAGACGGCCGTTCCAGAACGAGCCGAAAGGTGCCTCGGCAGATGCGAGAAGCTGTTGCGACTGCGCGCCACCCGTCCACCAGATGATATCGGCCTTGATCGTGTCGAGCTTCTTGAAGGCGCGGTCGAGGTCGAGCGGATAGAGCTTATCCGGTGCCACGCCATCGGCCAGAAGGGCTGCCTCGACGACACCCGGTGCCGACCATTTGTAGAAGGCGCGCTTACCGGGGAATTTCGCGGTGTCGAACACATCGGCCCAGCTTTTCGGGCAAGCCGAGACAGCGTCCTTGTTGCAGCCGATCACGAAGGAATAATAGAAGCTGCCGACCGAGTAATCGGTAACGAAGCGCGGATCGAGCTTGCTTTTATCGATGACGGAAAAATCGAGCTTTTCCAACAGCCCGGCCTTGCCGGCCTGTACGGCATAGTCACCTTCGACATCGACGACGTCCCAGGTCACGCCGGCCGCCTCGAC
The sequence above is drawn from the Pararhizobium qamdonense genome and encodes:
- a CDS encoding ABC transporter substrate-binding protein encodes the protein MKNRLTIAAIAATLSLSTQVRAEDMVFTSWGGTTQDVQKAAWADKFTETSGVTVLQDGPTDYGKIKAMVEAAGVTWDVVDVEGDYAVQAGKAGLLEKLDFSVIDKSKLDPRFVTDYSVGSFYYSFVIGCNKDAVSACPKSWADVFDTAKFPGKRAFYKWSAPGVVEAALLADGVAPDKLYPLDLDRAFKKLDTIKADIIWWTGGAQSQQLLASAEAPFGSFWNGRLTALAATGVTVETSWDQNITAADALVVPKGAKNKDAAMKFIALATSAQAQADMAKGTGYAPVNLDSPKLMDPEVAKTLPDQQTAGQVNADMNYWAENRDAIGERWYAWQAK